Proteins found in one Colletes latitarsis isolate SP2378_abdomen chromosome 8, iyColLati1, whole genome shotgun sequence genomic segment:
- the LOC143344864 gene encoding peptidyl-prolyl cis-trans isomerase-like 3, which produces MSVTLHTDVGDIKIELFCELCPKTCENFLALCASNYYNNCLFHRNIKGFIVQTGDPSQSGKGGTSIWNRKFEDEFKEELKHNARGLVSMANNGPNTNGSQFFITYGPQPHLDLKYTLFGKVIDGLETLEQLEKLPVNVKNYKPLTETRINNVTIHVNPLAG; this is translated from the exons ATG AGCGTAACTTTACACACTGACGTCGGAGATATAAAGATAGAATTATTTTGTGAATTATGTCCAAAAACATGTGag aatTTTCTTGCTTTGTGTGCTAGTAATTATTATAACAATTGTTTATTTCATCGAAATATAAAAGGATTTATTGTGCAAACTGGGGATCCTTCGCAAAGTGGTAAAGGTGGAACATCAATATGGAATCGTAAATTTGAAGATGAGTTTAAGGAAGAATTAAAGCATAATGCTAGAGGTCTTGTATCTATGGCTAATAATGGTCCAAATACAAATGGAAGTCAATTTTTTATAACATATGGACCTCAGCCACATTTAGATTTGAAGTATACATTATTTGGAAA GGTAATAGATGGTTTAGAAACTCTTGAACAGCTAGAAAAATTACCTGTAAATGTTAAAAATTACAAACCGCTTACAGAAACTCGTATAAACAATGTAACTATACATGTCAATCCTTTGGCAGGATAg